The genome window CAGATGTACGGAGATGGTTTTCATCAGCTCTGGATGCTCAATGGCCACAAATTGCACCACGACGGTTTTACCGGTGAGGGAAAACTGATTGCAGTGCTCGATGCGGGATTCAATCAGGCTCACGAGATAGATGCTTTTCAGCCGCTGATACAAGACGGTCGGCTTGTTGGCACCTACGACTTTGTGGATACCCAAACAAATGTGTTTCATAGCCACAGCCACGGAACGAGGGTGTGGTCGGCCATGGCGTCTTACTGGCCCGACAGCCTTATTGGTGCTGCTCCGCAGGCGAGCTACCTTCTTTACCGCACCGAAAATGCATCCTGGGAGTACCAAATGGAAGAAATCAACTGGATTGCCGCTGCAGAAGCTGCTGATTCAGCCGGAGCAGATGTGCTGAACACTTCGTTAGGCTATACTTTGTTTGATGATTCCACCCAGAATTACACCTGGGCCGATCTGAACGGACAGACGTCTTGGATAAGCAGGGGGGCGAACATAGCGGCCTCCAAAGGGATGCTCGTGGTGAATAGCGCGGGCAATTATGGCGGAGGTGCCTGGTACCACATCGGTATGCCTGCCGACGCCGATTCGGTGCTGGCCGTTGGAGCGCTTTGGGCAGATAGCACAGTTTCGTGGTTCAGCTCGCGGGGCCCCACTGCCGATGGCCGTGTAAAACCCAATGTGATGGCCCAGGGAGTTCAGACGCGATTGGCCAATGTAAACAACACCATGATGACGGGCAATGGAAC of Cryomorphaceae bacterium contains these proteins:
- a CDS encoding peptidase S8, yielding MLLAHLAVAQLAPGKFWVLFTDKDYSPYSLDAPEAFLSQRSIDRRLAQGIPLKHNDLPVNPQYVQQVLDLGDIGLLYTSRWFNAAGFTFSDSTLVSSIEALPFVWEVRQMPAYRHREVPRLEQPAVARNDADWQMYGDGFHQLWMLNGHKLHHDGFTGEGKLIAVLDAGFNQAHEIDAFQPLIQDGRLVGTYDFVDTQTNVFHSHSHGTRVWSAMASYWPDSLIGAAPQASYLLYRTENASWEYQMEEINWIAAAEAADSAGADVLNTSLGYTLFDDSTQNYTWADLNGQTSWISRGANIAASKGMLVVNSAGNYGGGAWYHIGMPADADSVLAVGALWADSTVSWFSSRGPTADGRVKPNVMAQGVQTRLANVNNTMMTGNGT